The sequence TAATGTTGAAATCAACTCATTTTGAATCTTATGAATAAGGTAATGATagtgaatttctttattttggacACGTCTTAAGTGCTCTTTCATTACCAAATCAAATTCTGCAATTAGTTCAAGTAAACCCAAAAAATTACCATTATTATTTTGGTAAATTTTCTCATTATCCCCACGAAAAGCCAAATTACGTGTAGCAAGACATTTCACAACAACAATAATTCTAACTAAAACTTGTTTCCAATGTTCTTTCTCTTTCTTAATGTGCAATTGTAAATCTCTATCAATTGTTTGATTGCGTTTCAATCTAATATGCAAATCAATCCAAGTTCTCATATTATTAATATGCTCGACACCATTCTCATGTGTTTTGAGTCTATCATGTATATGTTTCCAATCGTTCAATCCTTCATTTGCCAACAAACTTTTACTTTGACAtgatttaaataatttacaacAAAAGCAATATACTTTATTCACATCTTTTGAATACACTAGCCATTTTCTATCTTGATTGTCACCATTTGGTAAATTTCTAGTGTAATGAGAATATGCAAAATGTCTACCAAGTTCATCTACGGGGAATGTGAGATTGTACTCTCTTAGGGGACTTTTCTCTATCAAGATATCTCTAGTTTTATTATCAATATTATCCCAAGTTCTTGGATCAAATATATTCAAAGCAACATCATCAATTTCTATATGCAATTTCTCATTCTCATTCTtattctcattctcattctcattctcaatctcaatctcattctcattctcattctcattctcattctcattctcattctcattctcattctcatttTCAATAGTAGCATCAACCTCTTCATTTTCAATCAAATCAACTTCTTTCACCGAAGAACTAGAACTAGGTATAAGAAACTTATGAATGGCTCCTTTTTGGGTTTTAATCACCTCATCAAttcgttttcttttatttcttttttgactACCCGATGCATATTTTCTAGGCAACATAATAACCACAATAAATTTCAACCTCAATAAGACAATAACAATTAGCAATATCCactataacaaataaattataatcacaATTTCACAATCAAACACAAATCCACCAAAAATACCATAAACCTcaaagcaattaaatttaaaattggaaCAACACACCGGCTAATTTCTGCAGCTCTGCTCTGTAGAACTGAACCGGCGATCGGGAGCCGGCGACGCAGCAATAGGTCAGACCAGGCGACCACTTGAGGA comes from Salvia miltiorrhiza cultivar Shanhuang (shh) chromosome 3, IMPLAD_Smil_shh, whole genome shotgun sequence and encodes:
- the LOC131018481 gene encoding uncharacterized protein LOC131018481, whose amino-acid sequence is MLPRKYASGSQKRNKRKRIDEVIKTQKGAIHKFLIPSSSSSVKEVDLIENEEVDATIENENENENENENENENENENEIEIENENENENKNENEKLHIEIDDVALNIFDPRTWDNIDNKTRDILIEKSPLREYNLTFPVDELGRHFAYSHYTRNLPNGDNQDRKWLVYSKDVNKVYCFCCKLFKSCQSKSLLANEGLNDWKHIHDRLKTHENGVEHINNMRTWIDLHIRLKRNQTIDRDLQLHIKKEKEHWKQVLVRIIVVVKCLATRNLAFRGDNEKIYQNNNGNFLGLLELIAEFDLVMKEHLRRVQNKEIHYHYLIHKIQNELISTLASKVKNDIVKKIKEAKYYSVTTRKTLIDDA